In bacterium YEK0313, one genomic interval encodes:
- the pcaF gene encoding Beta-ketoadipyl-CoA thiolase produces the protein MADVFICDAVRTPIGRYGGALAKVRADDLAAVPLKALIARHPALAGAIDEVVFGCANQAGEDNRNVARMASLLAGLPDTVPALTVNRLCASGLDAVGAAARAIKAGDIDLAIAGGVESMTRAPFVMGKSAEPFQRTSEVFDTTIGWRFINPLMKAQYGVDSMPETGENVAEEFQVSREAQDAFALRSQQRAGRAIASGYFAEEIVPVEIAGRGGPVVVDKDEHPRPETTAEGLAKLKAFVRQPGTVTAGNASGVNDGAAAMIVASAEAVTKYGLTPRARVLGLASAGVPPRIMGIGPVPAVKKLVERLGIKVSDFDVIELNEAFASQGIAVLRGLGLSEDADHVNPNGGAIALGHPLGMSGARIAATAVHQLEKTGGRYGLATMCVGVGQGVALAVERVA, from the coding sequence ATGGCCGATGTCTTCATCTGCGACGCCGTGCGCACCCCGATCGGCCGCTATGGCGGCGCGCTCGCCAAGGTGCGCGCCGATGACCTTGCGGCGGTGCCGCTGAAGGCGCTGATCGCCCGCCATCCGGCGCTCGCCGGCGCCATCGACGAGGTGGTGTTCGGCTGCGCCAACCAGGCCGGCGAGGACAACCGCAATGTCGCGCGCATGGCGAGCCTGCTGGCCGGCCTGCCCGACACGGTGCCGGCGCTGACCGTCAACCGTCTCTGCGCCTCCGGCCTCGATGCGGTCGGCGCGGCCGCCCGTGCGATCAAGGCCGGCGACATCGACCTCGCCATTGCCGGCGGCGTCGAGAGCATGACCCGCGCGCCCTTCGTGATGGGCAAGTCGGCCGAGCCGTTCCAGCGCACCTCGGAGGTGTTCGACACGACCATCGGCTGGCGCTTCATCAACCCGCTGATGAAGGCCCAGTACGGCGTCGATTCCATGCCCGAGACGGGCGAGAACGTCGCCGAGGAATTCCAGGTCTCGCGCGAGGCCCAGGACGCGTTCGCCCTGCGCTCGCAGCAGCGCGCCGGCCGCGCCATCGCCTCGGGCTATTTCGCCGAGGAGATCGTGCCGGTGGAGATCGCCGGCAGGGGCGGCCCTGTCGTCGTCGACAAGGACGAGCATCCGCGGCCGGAGACGACGGCAGAGGGCCTCGCCAAGCTGAAGGCCTTCGTGCGCCAGCCCGGCACGGTGACCGCCGGCAATGCCTCCGGCGTCAATGACGGCGCCGCGGCGATGATCGTCGCCTCCGCCGAGGCGGTGACGAAATACGGCCTGACGCCGCGGGCGCGGGTGCTCGGCCTCGCCTCGGCCGGCGTGCCGCCGCGCATCATGGGCATCGGTCCGGTCCCGGCGGTGAAGAAGCTCGTCGAGCGGCTCGGCATCAAGGTGTCGGACTTCGACGTGATCGAGCTCAACGAGGCCTTCGCGAGCCAGGGCATCGCCGTGCTGCGCGGCCTCGGACTGTCCGAGGATGCCGACCACGTCAATCCGAACGGCGGCGCCATCGCGCTCGGCCATCCGCTCGGCATGTCCGGCGCGCGCATCGCCGCGACCGCCGTGCACCAGCTCGAAAAGACGGGCGGGCGCTACGGCCTCGCCACCATGTGCGTCGGCGTCGGCCAGGGCGTCGCCCTCGCCGTCGAGCGCGTGGCGTGA
- a CDS encoding Transposase, translated as MGLQVHRVFSVAFKAAALRRVEAGEALATVARDLKVERKLLYDWRRAYETGGLAGLENRKPGRKPGLPMTPEERALKPPPDLPGDLAQAHARIAELERKIGRQQMDLDFFRRALHLAGGPEAQVSTASASTRPSKK; from the coding sequence ATGGGCCTGCAAGTACACCGTGTCTTTTCGGTCGCGTTCAAGGCTGCGGCCCTGCGCCGTGTGGAAGCCGGCGAAGCGCTTGCGACGGTTGCGCGCGATCTGAAGGTTGAGCGCAAGCTTCTGTATGACTGGCGGCGGGCCTACGAGACGGGCGGCCTTGCCGGACTGGAGAACCGCAAACCGGGGCGCAAGCCCGGTTTGCCCATGACGCCCGAAGAGCGGGCCCTCAAGCCGCCGCCGGACTTGCCTGGCGATCTGGCGCAAGCCCATGCGCGGATCGCCGAGCTCGAGCGCAAGATCGGGCGCCAGCAGATGGATCTCGATTTTTTTCGCAGAGCCTTGCATCTTGCGGGCGGCCCGGAGGCGCAGGTCTCCACCGCATCCGCATCTACGCGGCCATCGAAGAAATGA
- the yfhQ gene encoding putative A/G-specific adenine glycosylase YfhQ: MPNRSDTAILARPAATRQAVPAGPAAALLAWYDRHRRRLPWRALPGESADPYRVWLSEIMLQQTTVKAVGPYFEKFLKLWPDVEALAASPVEEVMKAWAGLGYYSRARNLHACAKTVAIQHAGRFPSDVAALRALPGIGDYTAAAIAAIAFDQPAAVVDGNVERVITRLDAMAAELPGAKPAIRARVAALLDPGRAGDFAQAMMDLGATICTPKRPACTLCPWTAACAARAAGTQETYPRKAPKAAGRLRRGAAFVVVRADRRLLVGTRPPKGLLGGMTEIPGSAWSADFDLTAADEAAPVALAYRRLPGVVSHVFTHFPLALTVFRAEAPADLAAPAGLRWIGFEEIEGEAFPTVMRKVIAHAL, from the coding sequence ATGCCGAACCGATCCGACACCGCAATCCTAGCACGGCCCGCAGCAACCCGTCAGGCCGTCCCGGCCGGGCCGGCGGCGGCGCTGCTTGCCTGGTACGATCGCCACCGCCGACGGCTGCCCTGGCGCGCCCTGCCGGGCGAATCGGCCGATCCCTACCGCGTCTGGCTCTCGGAGATCATGCTGCAGCAGACCACGGTGAAGGCCGTCGGCCCCTATTTCGAGAAGTTCCTGAAGCTCTGGCCCGATGTCGAGGCGCTGGCGGCAAGCCCGGTCGAGGAGGTCATGAAGGCCTGGGCCGGCCTCGGCTATTATTCGCGTGCCCGCAATCTGCATGCTTGTGCCAAGACGGTGGCGATACAGCATGCCGGGCGGTTTCCCTCCGATGTCGCGGCGCTGCGCGCGCTGCCGGGCATCGGCGACTATACCGCCGCGGCGATCGCCGCCATCGCCTTCGACCAGCCCGCTGCGGTGGTCGACGGCAATGTCGAGCGGGTGATCACCCGGCTCGACGCCATGGCGGCGGAGCTGCCCGGCGCCAAGCCGGCGATCCGGGCACGGGTGGCCGCGCTGCTCGATCCTGGCCGGGCCGGCGATTTCGCGCAGGCCATGATGGATCTCGGCGCCACCATCTGCACGCCGAAGCGGCCGGCTTGCACGCTCTGTCCGTGGACCGCGGCCTGCGCCGCGCGCGCCGCCGGCACGCAGGAGACCTATCCGCGCAAGGCGCCGAAGGCGGCCGGCCGGTTGCGCCGCGGCGCCGCCTTCGTGGTCGTGCGCGCCGACCGCCGGCTGCTGGTCGGCACCCGGCCTCCGAAAGGCCTGCTCGGCGGCATGACCGAAATTCCCGGCAGTGCCTGGAGCGCGGATTTCGACCTGACCGCGGCCGACGAGGCCGCGCCCGTCGCGCTCGCCTATCGGCGGCTGCCCGGCGTCGTCTCCCATGTCTTCACCCATTTCCCGCTCGCGCTCACCGTGTTCCGCGCGGAGGCCCCGGCCGACCTTGCCGCGCCGGCCGGCCTGCGCTGGATCGGTTTCGAGGAAATCGAAGGCGAGGCGTTTCCGACCGTCATGCGCAAGGTGATCGCCCACGCGCTCTGA
- the pcaH_1 gene encoding Protocatechuate 3,4-dioxygenase beta chain, which yields MTLEFPRKAALAHPPSLHPAYTSTVLRAPQKPLVIVPHTLSELTGPVYGHDKVRESDSDLTRQHAGEPQGERIIVTGRVLDEDGRPVPNALVELWQANAAGRYVHTRDQHPAPLDPNFTGAGRYVTGPDGRYRFTTIRPGAYPWRNHHNAWRPAHIHFSVFGPSFLSRLVTQMYFPGDPLFPFDPIFNGIADARARERLIARFDLETTVPEWALGYQFDIVLRGRDATPTEEPHDH from the coding sequence ATGACGCTGGAATTTCCACGCAAGGCGGCGCTGGCGCACCCGCCGAGCCTGCATCCGGCCTATACCAGCACCGTGCTGCGGGCGCCGCAGAAGCCCCTGGTCATCGTGCCGCACACGCTCAGCGAGCTGACCGGGCCCGTCTATGGCCACGACAAGGTGCGCGAGAGCGACAGCGACCTGACCCGCCAGCACGCCGGCGAGCCGCAGGGCGAGCGCATCATCGTCACCGGGCGCGTGCTGGACGAGGACGGTAGGCCTGTGCCGAATGCGCTGGTCGAGCTCTGGCAGGCCAATGCCGCCGGCCGCTACGTCCATACCCGCGACCAGCATCCGGCTCCGCTCGACCCGAATTTCACCGGCGCCGGCCGTTACGTGACCGGCCCGGACGGCCGCTACCGCTTCACCACCATTCGGCCCGGCGCCTATCCCTGGCGCAACCACCACAATGCCTGGCGGCCGGCCCATATCCACTTCTCGGTGTTCGGCCCGTCCTTCCTGTCGCGCCTGGTCACCCAGATGTATTTTCCCGGCGACCCGCTGTTCCCCTTCGATCCGATCTTCAACGGCATCGCCGACGCACGGGCGCGCGAGCGGCTGATCGCCCGTTTCGATCTCGAGACCACCGTGCCCGAATGGGCGCTCGGCTATCAGTTCGACATCGTCCTGCGCGGCCGCGACGCCACCCCGACGGAAGAGCCCCATGACCACTGA
- the lpxK gene encoding Tetraacyldisaccharide 4'-kinase, whose translation MRAPGFWSDPQSLAGRLLSPLGAAVGALTLRRMAKPGLRAPLPVVCVGNPTVGGSGKTPATRMVMRRLADGGHRPAVLTRGYGGSLKGPVVVDAAGHSAAEAGDEALLHAASGLTVLAHDRPAGAALAAARGATIIVMDDGFQNPSLVKDLSILVVDGAAGLGNGRVLPAGPLRAPFAPQMASRPAAARSSARASPRTPPSPPGSPAATCLPSAASAGRRNLSRRWERQARAMPCCGRSRTITPIPTPMRGNCWTKRRAPALPW comes from the coding sequence ATGAGGGCACCGGGCTTCTGGTCGGATCCGCAGAGCCTTGCCGGGCGCCTCCTGTCGCCGCTCGGCGCCGCCGTGGGCGCATTGACGCTTCGCCGGATGGCGAAGCCGGGCCTGCGCGCGCCCCTGCCGGTGGTCTGCGTCGGCAATCCGACGGTCGGCGGATCGGGCAAGACCCCGGCGACCCGCATGGTGATGCGGCGCCTCGCCGATGGCGGGCATCGGCCGGCGGTGCTGACCCGCGGCTATGGCGGCAGCCTGAAGGGCCCGGTCGTGGTCGATGCCGCGGGCCACAGCGCGGCGGAGGCGGGCGACGAGGCGCTGCTTCACGCGGCTTCCGGGCTCACCGTGCTCGCCCACGACCGGCCGGCCGGCGCGGCGCTGGCCGCCGCCCGGGGCGCGACGATCATCGTCATGGACGACGGCTTTCAGAATCCGTCGCTGGTCAAGGATCTGAGCATTCTCGTAGTCGACGGGGCCGCGGGGCTCGGCAATGGCCGCGTCCTGCCGGCGGGCCCCCTGCGCGCGCCCTTCGCGCCGCAGATGGCGTCGCGACCGGCGGCGGCACGGTCATCCGCGCGCGCCTCGCCCCGGACCCCGCCGTCGCCGCCTGGCTCGCCGGCCGCGACGTGCTTGCCTTCTGCGGCATCGGCCGGCCGGCGAAATTTGTCGAGACGCTGGGAGCGGCAGGCGCGCGCAATGCCGTGCTGCGGCCGTTCCCGGACCATCACGCCTATACCGACGCCGATGCGCGGCAACTGCTGGACGAAGCGGCGCGCACCGGCCTTGCCCTGGTGA
- the lspA_1 gene encoding Lipoprotein signal peptidase, whose protein sequence is MTASPYLRLGLIAIVATLAIDQAFKVFMLQVVDIEARQSITVAPVLDLVMAWNYGVSFGLFQQEGPIGQWALVAFKIGAVALIAWWLYRAESRLTALSLGLIAGGALGNGLDRVIYGAVADFFAFHITTASWQFRWYIFNLADVAIVAGVALLLYESLVGGRPHASKSA, encoded by the coding sequence GTGACCGCATCGCCCTATCTCAGGCTCGGCCTCATCGCCATCGTGGCGACGCTCGCCATCGACCAGGCCTTCAAGGTGTTCATGCTGCAGGTCGTCGACATCGAGGCGCGGCAGTCGATCACCGTCGCGCCGGTGCTCGATCTCGTCATGGCCTGGAACTACGGCGTCTCCTTCGGACTGTTCCAGCAGGAGGGGCCGATCGGGCAATGGGCGCTGGTCGCCTTCAAGATCGGCGCGGTGGCGCTGATCGCCTGGTGGCTCTATCGCGCGGAAAGCCGGCTGACCGCGCTGTCGCTCGGGCTGATTGCCGGCGGCGCGCTCGGCAACGGGCTCGACCGCGTCATTTATGGCGCGGTCGCCGATTTCTTCGCCTTCCACATCACCACGGCGAGCTGGCAGTTCCGCTGGTACATCTTCAACCTCGCCGATGTCGCGATCGTTGCGGGGGTCGCCCTGCTTCTGTATGAGTCCCTCGTCGGCGGCCGGCCGCATGCCTCGAAATCGGCGTGA
- the rhtB_3 gene encoding Homoserine/homoserine lactone efflux protein: MELSGFLLFCGVYAMATFSPGPAVAAVIARVLGTGLRRTAPFIWGIVAGDLVWFALVALGLAALAQNFHALFLIIKYAGVAYLLYLAYKLWTAPAKPPEASDRARGEGFKLFLGGLALTLGNAKVMVFFVSILPLVVDLAAITPLAAVEVAVMMMVILSAAMWTYALVAARARRFISSPRMMRLVNRGTGTMMAGAAVAVAARG, from the coding sequence ATGGAACTGTCCGGTTTTCTTCTGTTCTGCGGCGTCTATGCCATGGCGACCTTCTCGCCGGGGCCGGCGGTCGCCGCCGTCATCGCTCGGGTGCTTGGCACCGGCCTCAGGCGCACGGCGCCGTTCATCTGGGGCATCGTCGCCGGCGATCTCGTCTGGTTCGCGCTCGTCGCGCTCGGCCTCGCGGCGCTGGCGCAGAATTTCCACGCGCTGTTCCTGATCATCAAATATGCCGGCGTCGCCTACCTGCTCTACCTCGCCTACAAGCTCTGGACCGCGCCGGCCAAGCCGCCAGAGGCGAGCGACAGGGCGCGCGGCGAGGGCTTCAAGCTGTTCCTCGGCGGCCTCGCCCTGACGCTCGGCAATGCCAAGGTCATGGTCTTTTTCGTGTCGATCCTGCCGCTGGTGGTCGATCTCGCCGCCATCACGCCGCTCGCGGCGGTGGAGGTCGCGGTGATGATGATGGTAATCCTGTCGGCCGCGATGTGGACCTATGCGCTGGTCGCGGCGCGCGCCCGCCGGTTCATTTCCAGCCCGCGCATGATGCGCCTCGTCAACCGCGGCACCGGCACCATGATGGCCGGTGCGGCGGTGGCGGTCGCCGCGCGCGGCTGA
- the catJ_2 gene encoding 3-oxoadipate CoA-transferase subunit B — translation MTDYTPSEMMTISAARLLGNDDICFVGIGAPSAACNLARLTHAPKITLIYESGTLSTRPTVLPLSIGDGELCDTALTTVSVPEMFRYWLQGGRITVGFLGGAQIDRFANLNTTVVGPYDDPKVRLPGGGGAPEIAIHCGQIFIIMAMGQRAFMDKLPFITSLGHGTGKGSREALGVTTRGPTRLITDLCIFEPDPETSELTVTSIHPGVSREQIQTNCGWPVKYAAEVTETPVPTATELTVLRDLHARTKAAHAA, via the coding sequence ATGACCGATTACACCCCCAGCGAAATGATGACGATCAGCGCGGCGCGGCTGCTCGGCAACGACGACATCTGCTTCGTCGGCATCGGCGCGCCATCGGCCGCCTGCAACCTCGCCCGCCTGACCCATGCGCCGAAGATCACCCTGATCTACGAATCCGGCACGCTGTCGACCCGGCCGACCGTGCTGCCGCTGTCGATCGGCGACGGCGAACTGTGCGACACGGCGCTCACCACCGTCTCGGTGCCGGAAATGTTCCGCTACTGGCTGCAGGGCGGCCGGATCACGGTGGGCTTCCTCGGCGGCGCCCAGATCGACCGCTTCGCCAATCTCAACACGACCGTGGTCGGCCCCTATGATGACCCCAAGGTGCGCCTGCCCGGCGGCGGCGGCGCGCCCGAAATCGCCATCCATTGCGGCCAGATCTTCATCATCATGGCGATGGGCCAGCGCGCCTTCATGGACAAGCTGCCCTTCATCACCTCGCTCGGCCACGGCACCGGCAAAGGCTCGCGCGAGGCGCTCGGCGTCACCACCCGCGGCCCCACCCGCCTCATCACCGACCTCTGCATCTTCGAGCCCGATCCGGAGACGAGCGAACTCACCGTCACCTCGATCCATCCGGGCGTCAGCCGCGAGCAGATCCAGACCAATTGCGGCTGGCCGGTGAAATATGCCGCCGAGGTCACGGAGACGCCGGTGCCGACCGCCACCGAACTGACCGTGCTGCGCGACCTGCATGCCCGCACCAAGGCCGCTCACGCGGCCTGA
- the pcaG gene encoding Protocatechuate 3,4-dioxygenase alpha chain has product MTTDGTAKDRPDGISPSQTVGPFFHYGLTPGSAYPDVPVSADSQVAAPGTAGEHIVVTGRVIDGAGAPVPDAMIEIWQADADGRYAHPADGRARASNSFMGFGRSDTNAEGVYRFETIKPGRAPGLNGADQAPHLLVAVFGRGMLRHLYTRIYFDGEPSNDTDAILNLVPADRRRTLIARREGTTYRLDIRLQGEDETVFFEI; this is encoded by the coding sequence ATGACCACTGACGGCACCGCCAAGGACCGGCCGGACGGCATCTCGCCGTCACAGACGGTCGGCCCGTTCTTCCACTATGGCCTGACGCCGGGCTCGGCCTATCCGGACGTGCCGGTCAGCGCCGACAGCCAGGTCGCCGCGCCCGGCACGGCCGGCGAGCATATCGTCGTCACCGGCCGGGTCATCGACGGCGCCGGCGCGCCCGTGCCGGACGCCATGATCGAGATCTGGCAGGCCGATGCCGACGGCCGCTATGCCCATCCCGCCGACGGGCGGGCCCGGGCGAGCAACAGCTTCATGGGCTTCGGCCGGTCGGACACGAACGCCGAGGGCGTCTACCGCTTCGAGACGATCAAGCCGGGCCGCGCGCCGGGGCTCAACGGCGCCGATCAGGCGCCGCACCTCCTGGTCGCGGTGTTCGGCCGCGGCATGCTGCGGCACCTCTATACGCGCATCTATTTCGACGGCGAGCCGTCGAACGACACCGACGCGATCCTCAACCTCGTGCCGGCCGACCGGCGCAGGACCCTGATCGCCCGGCGCGAGGGCACGACCTACCGCCTCGACATCCGCCTGCAGGGCGAGGATGAGACGGTGTTCTTCGAGATCTGA
- a CDS encoding IS2 transposase TnpB, giving the protein MTVQMQGGLDIQRLCGLSGVSRAGFYRYRQERVPAQADTELRDTIQKLSLKHRHYGYRRMTAQLRRDGTPVNAKRVLRLMREDNLLCMRGRPYVPRTTNSRHGYRILPNLVRGLVPSGIDQIWVADITYIRLLEAFVYLAVILDAFSRRVVGWALEDHLQTRLALAALDMAIAARGPQAGRLIHHSDRGVQYACSDYASRLDHHGIRMSMSGVANPYDNAKAESFMKTLKAEEVDGKTYLTLDHARRDIATFLETTYNRERLHSALGYQPPVEFESDLNRHHVP; this is encoded by the coding sequence ATGACCGTACAGATGCAAGGCGGCCTCGATATTCAGCGGCTGTGCGGCCTTTCCGGGGTCTCACGCGCCGGTTTCTACCGATATCGGCAAGAACGGGTGCCGGCTCAGGCCGATACAGAGCTGCGCGATACGATCCAGAAGCTCAGCCTCAAACACCGTCATTACGGCTATCGGCGCATGACGGCCCAATTGCGCCGCGACGGCACGCCGGTGAATGCCAAGCGCGTGTTGCGGCTGATGCGCGAGGACAATCTCCTGTGCATGCGCGGCCGGCCCTATGTCCCGCGCACCACCAATAGCCGCCATGGCTATCGCATTCTGCCCAACCTGGTGCGCGGGCTCGTGCCCTCCGGCATCGATCAGATCTGGGTCGCCGATATCACCTATATCCGCCTGCTCGAGGCCTTCGTCTATCTGGCTGTCATCCTCGACGCCTTCTCTCGCAGGGTGGTCGGATGGGCGCTCGAAGATCACCTCCAAACCCGCCTGGCGCTCGCAGCTCTCGACATGGCCATCGCCGCCCGCGGGCCGCAGGCGGGCCGCCTCATTCATCACTCCGACCGGGGCGTCCAATATGCCTGCAGCGACTACGCAAGCCGCCTCGACCACCATGGTATCCGGATGAGCATGAGCGGGGTCGCCAACCCCTACGACAATGCCAAGGCCGAGAGCTTCATGAAGACGCTCAAGGCCGAAGAGGTCGACGGCAAAACCTACCTCACCCTTGACCACGCCCGCCGCGATATCGCTACCTTCCTGGAGACCACATACAACCGCGAAAGACTCCACTCCGCTCTCGGATATCAGCCTCCGGTTGAGTTCGAGAGCGACCTAAACCGGCATCACGTCCCCTAA
- the pspB_2 gene encoding Putative phosphoserine phosphatase 2: MKPILYFVRHGETDWNAEGRLQGQRDIPLNDLGRVQAGEVAGVLVKLGAAVTDLAYWASPLSRARETMELMRQGLDLTPSAYRTDDRLKEIAFGAWEGLTWAEVERADPPLAAARVADKWHVRPPRGENYEDVATRLATFLRLIERDTVVVAHGGIGRVLMALIGGLSTAEAAETYVRQGVAYLFQGGRFRVVEP; this comes from the coding sequence ATGAAACCGATCCTCTATTTTGTTCGCCACGGCGAGACCGACTGGAACGCCGAAGGCCGCCTGCAGGGCCAGCGCGACATTCCCCTGAACGATCTCGGCCGGGTCCAGGCCGGCGAGGTGGCCGGCGTGCTGGTCAAGCTCGGGGCGGCGGTGACCGATCTCGCCTATTGGGCAAGCCCCTTGTCGCGCGCCCGCGAAACCATGGAGCTGATGCGGCAGGGGCTCGACCTCACGCCCTCGGCCTATCGCACGGACGACCGGCTGAAGGAGATCGCCTTCGGGGCCTGGGAGGGCCTGACCTGGGCCGAGGTCGAACGGGCCGACCCGCCGCTCGCGGCCGCCCGCGTCGCCGACAAATGGCATGTGCGGCCGCCGCGCGGCGAGAACTACGAGGATGTCGCGACCCGGCTCGCCACCTTCCTGCGGCTGATCGAGCGCGACACCGTGGTGGTCGCCCATGGCGGCATCGGCCGGGTGCTGATGGCGCTGATCGGGGGCCTTAGCACCGCGGAAGCGGCCGAGACCTATGTCCGCCAGGGCGTCGCCTATCTGTTCCAGGGCGGCCGGTTCCGCGTCGTCGAGCCCTGA